A stretch of the Oceanicola sp. D3 genome encodes the following:
- a CDS encoding ABC transporter ATP-binding protein, giving the protein MADQQPPAIELRGISKAFGPVQANKDISLSVKRGAIHGIIGENGAGKSTLMSILYGFYKADAGEVFIGGRKTEITDSQAAIAAGIGMVFQHFKLVQNFTVLENVVLGAEDGPMLGPSLSKARKELTALAEEYGLKIDPDAVIQDIGVGMQQRVEILKALYRQADILILDEPTGVLTPAEADQLFRILGRLKEEGKTIVLITHKLREIMDITDTVSVMRRGEMTATVQTATTSPEELAELMVGRKVLLRVDKTPAKPGETVLEVRDLAVTDDKGVQKLRGISFDIRAGEILGIAGVAGNGQSELLEVLGGYQDAKGTIRMNGEQIDLTGRHSDAQSRRRRGIAHVPEDRHREGLILEFHAWENVAFGYHNDPKYQKNALTMDNTAIREDTEAKMERFDVRPPNPLLAAKNFSGGNQQKIVLAREIERNPDLLLIGQPTRGVDIGAIEFIHQQIVRLRDEGKAILLVSVELDEIMSLSDRIAVMFDGQIMGERLPSETDEKELGLLMAGMQGEAA; this is encoded by the coding sequence ATGGCCGATCAACAGCCGCCCGCCATCGAATTGCGCGGAATTTCCAAGGCCTTCGGGCCGGTTCAGGCCAATAAAGACATCTCGCTTTCGGTGAAGCGCGGGGCGATTCACGGCATCATCGGCGAGAACGGCGCAGGCAAGTCCACCCTGATGTCCATCCTCTATGGCTTCTACAAGGCCGATGCGGGCGAGGTCTTCATCGGTGGCCGCAAAACCGAAATCACCGACAGTCAGGCCGCCATCGCCGCCGGCATCGGCATGGTCTTCCAGCACTTCAAACTGGTGCAAAACTTCACCGTGCTCGAAAACGTCGTGCTCGGCGCAGAAGACGGCCCCATGCTCGGCCCCTCGCTGTCCAAGGCCCGCAAGGAACTGACGGCGCTGGCCGAGGAATACGGCCTCAAGATCGACCCGGACGCCGTGATCCAAGATATCGGCGTGGGCATGCAGCAGCGCGTCGAAATCCTCAAGGCGCTCTACCGACAGGCCGATATCCTCATTCTCGACGAGCCCACCGGGGTGCTCACCCCGGCCGAGGCCGACCAGCTCTTCCGCATCTTGGGGCGGCTGAAGGAAGAGGGCAAAACCATCGTCCTCATCACCCATAAACTCCGCGAAATCATGGACATAACCGATACCGTCTCGGTCATGCGTCGCGGCGAGATGACGGCCACCGTCCAAACCGCCACCACCTCCCCCGAGGAACTGGCAGAGCTGATGGTGGGCCGCAAGGTGCTGCTGCGGGTCGACAAGACCCCGGCCAAGCCCGGCGAAACGGTGCTGGAGGTCCGCGACCTTGCCGTGACCGACGACAAGGGCGTGCAAAAGCTGCGCGGCATCTCTTTTGATATCCGCGCAGGCGAAATCCTCGGCATCGCCGGGGTGGCGGGCAACGGCCAGTCAGAGCTGCTCGAAGTGCTCGGCGGCTACCAGGATGCCAAGGGCACCATCCGCATGAATGGCGAGCAGATCGACCTGACGGGCCGCCACTCCGACGCCCAATCGCGCCGCCGCCGGGGCATCGCCCATGTGCCCGAAGATCGCCACCGCGAGGGGCTGATCCTCGAATTCCACGCTTGGGAAAACGTCGCCTTCGGCTACCACAACGACCCGAAATACCAGAAAAACGCGCTGACGATGGACAACACCGCCATCCGTGAAGACACCGAAGCCAAGATGGAGCGCTTCGACGTGCGCCCGCCCAACCCCCTGCTGGCCGCCAAGAACTTCTCCGGCGGCAACCAGCAAAAGATCGTGCTGGCCCGCGAGATCGAGCGCAACCCCGACCTGCTGCTGATCGGCCAGCCCACGCGCGGGGTGGACATCGGCGCCATCGAATTCATCCACCAGCAGATCGTGCGGCTGCGCGACGAGGGCAAGGCCATCCTTTTGGTCTCGGTCGAACTGGACGAAATCATGTCGCTCTCCGACCGGATCGCCGTCATGTTCGACGGGCAGATCATGGGCGAGCGCTTGCCGTCCGAAACCGACGAAAAAGAGCTCGGCCTGCTGATGGCCGGGATGCAGGGGGAGGCCGCGTGA
- a CDS encoding type VI secretion system-associated protein TagO: protein MSNARARLAALAAVLLLPLAAKAEVHYACTFPSLPSFSITYPEAVGAKPLLQVQNRPPVEMTQGSGSNRIETGTVDGYRFQFVPKHSHLEVRKGDEVIGGETGRCVRIGGPVNETPLVLVAPAPEAPEAAPTAKPDKPGDTGSWLVSQSESQFDDTPLIVLRLESRDVVRGKYNGTATPSLILRCMENTTSMFINPGGHFLSDIQGYGKVTYRIDDLKAASWRMSASTDNEVLGLWSGSKSIPQIKKLIQGNSLLVRLTPYNESALEFGFDLAGLNEAIKPLRKACNW, encoded by the coding sequence GTGAGCAACGCAAGAGCAAGACTTGCCGCTCTGGCAGCTGTGCTGTTGCTGCCGCTCGCCGCCAAAGCAGAGGTGCACTACGCCTGCACCTTCCCCAGCCTGCCGTCCTTCTCCATCACCTATCCGGAAGCGGTCGGCGCAAAGCCCCTGTTGCAGGTGCAAAACCGCCCTCCTGTAGAGATGACGCAAGGCAGTGGCAGCAATCGGATAGAAACCGGCACCGTCGATGGCTACCGCTTTCAGTTCGTGCCCAAACATTCTCATCTTGAGGTCCGCAAGGGCGACGAGGTGATCGGGGGTGAAACCGGCCGATGCGTCCGGATCGGTGGCCCGGTGAATGAAACGCCCCTGGTACTGGTCGCGCCCGCGCCAGAAGCGCCGGAAGCAGCGCCCACCGCGAAGCCTGACAAGCCCGGCGATACCGGAAGCTGGTTGGTGAGCCAGAGCGAGTCGCAATTCGATGACACGCCGCTCATCGTCCTCCGGCTAGAATCGCGGGATGTCGTGCGTGGCAAATACAACGGCACCGCAACGCCCAGCCTGATCCTGCGATGCATGGAAAACACCACCTCAATGTTCATCAACCCCGGCGGGCATTTCCTTTCTGATATTCAAGGCTACGGCAAAGTAACCTACAGGATAGACGATCTGAAAGCAGCGTCCTGGCGAATGTCAGCATCCACGGACAACGAGGTGCTCGGTCTCTGGAGTGGCAGCAAATCCATTCCTCAAATCAAGAAGTTGATACAGGGTAACTCGCTTCTGGTCCGCCTCACGCCCTACAATGAAAGTGCCCTCGAATTCGGCTTCGACCTCGCTGGCCTGAACGAAGCAATCAAGCCGCTGCGAAAAGCGTGCAACTGGTGA
- a CDS encoding ABC transporter permease has product MDVMPKWAEVILVPLISLILAALLSAVVILAIGENPITAVGIMIDGSVGSIRGWGYTLYYATNFIFTGLCVSVAFHARLFNIGGEGQAMVGGLGVALVLLYIPFPHWSIALVAASLGAAAFGALWALIPAYLQAARGSHIVITTIMFNFMAAGLLNYLLSNTLKPAGQSDPASAKFDAAYDLPTLNSVLTDLGFKAARDDSVNVTFLLAIIACFAVWFLLWRTRLGFQIRAFGQSETAAKYAGISPLRITVIAMLISGGLAGLMAVNTAMGEQERLVLNAVEGAGFIGIAVALMGRNHPFGVFLAAVLFGFLYQGGAELALWTSIPRELIVVIQALVILFTGALDNMVRAPLAKLFLHLRKGKEPPETAPPPPGPKRPDHAPEGTVKEA; this is encoded by the coding sequence ATGGACGTGATGCCCAAATGGGCCGAGGTGATCCTCGTTCCCCTCATCTCCCTCATCCTTGCCGCGCTTCTCTCGGCGGTTGTGATCCTCGCCATCGGCGAAAACCCGATCACGGCGGTCGGCATCATGATCGACGGGTCTGTCGGCTCGATCCGGGGCTGGGGCTATACGCTGTATTACGCCACCAACTTCATCTTCACTGGCCTCTGCGTTTCGGTCGCCTTCCATGCCCGCCTGTTCAACATCGGCGGAGAGGGGCAGGCGATGGTCGGCGGGCTCGGGGTGGCGCTGGTGCTGCTCTACATTCCCTTTCCGCACTGGTCGATCGCGCTGGTCGCCGCCTCTCTGGGGGCTGCGGCCTTCGGGGCGCTCTGGGCGCTGATCCCGGCCTACCTTCAGGCCGCGCGGGGCAGCCATATCGTGATCACCACGATCATGTTCAACTTCATGGCCGCGGGCCTGCTGAACTACCTGCTGTCCAACACGCTCAAGCCCGCTGGCCAGTCTGATCCGGCCTCGGCCAAGTTTGACGCCGCCTATGATCTGCCCACGCTGAATTCGGTGCTGACAGATCTGGGCTTCAAGGCGGCGCGGGACGATTCCGTCAACGTCACCTTCCTCCTCGCCATTATCGCCTGTTTCGCTGTCTGGTTCCTGCTCTGGCGCACCCGCCTCGGCTTCCAGATCCGTGCATTTGGCCAATCCGAGACAGCGGCCAAATACGCGGGCATCTCGCCTCTGCGCATCACCGTGATCGCCATGCTGATCTCGGGCGGCCTCGCCGGGCTGATGGCCGTCAACACCGCCATGGGCGAGCAGGAGCGCCTCGTGCTGAACGCCGTCGAAGGCGCGGGCTTCATCGGCATTGCCGTGGCGCTGATGGGGCGCAACCACCCCTTCGGCGTGTTCCTCGCCGCCGTGCTCTTCGGCTTTCTCTATCAGGGCGGAGCCGAGTTGGCGCTGTGGACGTCGATCCCGCGTGAGCTGATCGTCGTCATCCAAGCCCTCGTGATCCTCTTCACCGGCGCGCTCGACAACATGGTGCGCGCGCCGCTCGCCAAGCTCTTCCTGCATCTGCGCAAGGGCAAGGAACCGCCCGAAACCGCGCCACCGCCGCCGGGGCCAAAGCGGCCCGACCATGCGCCCGAAGGCACGGTGAAGGAGGCATGA
- a CDS encoding LysE family translocator, which produces MADLIPFLPGFFAAFSILMVAASSPGPAVAMLLGISMSRGRGAALVTCLGIAFGSTTINLATMLGVGLLLSEAAWAMQILRILGAAYLAWLAYGAFRKAANPPALTTGPVPARSVLRLLLAGYLLQVTNPKAIVFWLAIAALGATEGGGTLVYAAFFAGAWLISFTCHAAWALLLSAAPIRAAYARARRSVEATLGVLFAFFAFKLATSRS; this is translated from the coding sequence ATGGCCGATCTCATCCCCTTCCTGCCCGGCTTCTTCGCGGCCTTCTCCATCCTGATGGTCGCCGCCTCCTCGCCCGGGCCAGCGGTGGCCATGCTGCTCGGCATCTCCATGAGCCGGGGCCGTGGGGCGGCGCTGGTGACCTGCCTCGGCATCGCCTTCGGCTCCACCACCATCAACCTCGCCACCATGCTCGGCGTCGGCCTGCTGCTGTCAGAGGCCGCATGGGCCATGCAAATCCTGCGGATCCTCGGCGCGGCCTATCTCGCCTGGCTGGCCTACGGGGCCTTCCGCAAGGCGGCAAACCCGCCCGCGCTCACCACCGGGCCGGTGCCCGCCCGCTCGGTGCTCCGCCTCCTGCTGGCGGGCTACCTGCTGCAAGTGACCAATCCCAAGGCCATCGTCTTCTGGCTCGCCATCGCCGCACTCGGGGCCACCGAAGGCGGCGGCACGCTGGTCTATGCCGCCTTCTTCGCCGGGGCATGGCTCATCAGCTTCACCTGCCACGCCGCATGGGCGCTGCTGCTCTCCGCCGCGCCGATCCGCGCCGCCTACGCCCGCGCAAGGCGCTCGGTGGAGGCCACGCTGGGCGTGCTCTTCGCCTTCTTCGCCTTCAAGCTCGCCACATCGAGGAGCTAG
- a CDS encoding ABC transporter permease — translation MDFLTIIQVLDGTIRLAIPLLLACLAGLFSERAGIFDIGLEGKMLMAAFFSAAVAFYSGSAWVGLLAGIASSMVLSAIHGVASITFRGNQLISGVAINFLAAGLTVLIAQDWFNQGGRTEPLTGAARFNSIDLPGALTRIRDMADAGPLMQVYSELISGHPILTYIGFLFVPLTWWILFRTRFGLRLRAVGESPEAVDTAGVSVVGLRFAAVAICGVLCGIAGAYLSTAIQAGFTKDMTANRGYIALAALIFAKWRPWYALYACLLFGLFFAIDNRFQNITILGLQLPVQFMQSLPYILTVVILAGFVGKAIPPRAGGEPYVKER, via the coding sequence ATGGACTTCCTGACAATCATCCAGGTTCTCGACGGCACCATCCGCCTCGCCATCCCCCTGCTGCTCGCCTGCCTCGCCGGGCTGTTCTCCGAGCGGGCCGGGATCTTTGATATCGGCCTTGAGGGCAAAATGCTCATGGCCGCCTTCTTCTCGGCGGCGGTGGCCTTCTACTCCGGCTCGGCATGGGTCGGCCTGCTGGCGGGCATCGCCTCGTCCATGGTGCTCTCGGCCATCCACGGCGTCGCCTCCATCACCTTCCGGGGCAACCAGCTGATCTCCGGCGTGGCGATCAACTTCCTCGCCGCCGGGCTCACCGTGCTCATCGCGCAGGACTGGTTCAACCAGGGCGGACGGACAGAGCCGCTCACCGGCGCGGCCCGCTTCAACAGCATCGACCTGCCCGGCGCCCTCACCCGCATCCGCGACATGGCCGACGCCGGGCCTCTGATGCAGGTCTACTCCGAGCTGATCTCGGGCCACCCGATCCTCACCTACATCGGCTTCCTCTTCGTGCCGCTGACATGGTGGATCCTGTTCCGCACCCGCTTCGGCCTGCGCCTGCGCGCGGTGGGCGAAAGCCCCGAGGCGGTGGATACAGCGGGCGTTTCGGTCGTCGGCCTGCGCTTTGCCGCCGTGGCCATCTGCGGCGTGCTCTGCGGCATCGCCGGGGCCTACCTCTCCACCGCCATCCAGGCCGGCTTCACCAAGGACATGACAGCCAACCGCGGCTACATCGCGCTGGCCGCGTTGATCTTCGCCAAGTGGCGGCCATGGTATGCGCTCTATGCCTGCCTGCTCTTCGGCCTGTTCTTCGCCATCGACAACCGCTTCCAGAACATCACGATCCTCGGGCTGCAACTGCCCGTGCAGTTCATGCAGTCGCTGCCTTACATCCTCACCGTGGTGATCCTCGCCGGCTTCGTCGGCAAGGCCATCCCACCCCGCGCCGGAGGCGAACCCTATGTCAAAGAGCGCTGA
- a CDS encoding purine-nucleoside phosphorylase: MSKSADLAAKIKLDAGSAPPKLALILGSGLGHLAEEVKGVAIDYAALEGFPHAGVSGHNPKLVIGTLEGVRVAVLGGRAHYYESGNPAAMRLPLETLKALGCDTLLLTNAAGSMRPDIPPGELMLLSDHINFSGLNPLIGEPSDARFVPMGDAYDPALRTALKAAAEAQNIPLESGVYAWYSGPSFETPAEIRAIRTLGADAVGMSTVPEVILGRFLGMKCAAISTITNMAAGMSDEAISHEHTKAMAPLGATKLEKILRAFLKSL, from the coding sequence ATGTCAAAGAGCGCTGACCTCGCCGCCAAGATCAAACTCGATGCAGGCTCCGCCCCGCCCAAACTGGCGCTGATCCTCGGCTCCGGCCTCGGCCATCTTGCCGAAGAGGTGAAGGGCGTGGCCATCGACTACGCCGCGCTGGAGGGCTTCCCCCACGCGGGCGTCTCGGGGCACAACCCCAAGCTGGTGATCGGCACGCTGGAAGGCGTGCGCGTGGCGGTGCTCGGCGGGCGCGCGCATTACTACGAAAGCGGCAACCCCGCCGCCATGCGCCTGCCGCTCGAAACCCTGAAGGCGCTTGGCTGCGACACGCTCCTGCTAACCAACGCCGCAGGCTCCATGCGCCCAGATATTCCTCCGGGCGAGCTGATGCTGCTCTCCGATCACATCAACTTCTCCGGCCTCAACCCGCTCATCGGCGAGCCCTCCGATGCCCGCTTCGTGCCTATGGGCGACGCCTATGACCCGGCCCTCCGAACGGCCCTCAAGGCCGCCGCCGAGGCCCAGAACATCCCGCTCGAAAGCGGCGTCTACGCCTGGTATTCCGGCCCCTCCTTCGAAACCCCTGCCGAAATCCGCGCCATCCGCACGCTGGGGGCCGACGCCGTGGGCATGTCGACCGTGCCCGAGGTGATCCTTGGCCGCTTCCTCGGCATGAAATGCGCCGCGATCTCCACGATCACCAACATGGCCGCCGGCATGTCGGACGAGGCCATCAGCCACGAGCATACCAAGGCCATGGCCCCCCTCGGCGCGACCAAGCTGGAAAAGATCCTGCGTGCCTTCCTGAAGTCACTCTAA
- a CDS encoding sulfite exporter TauE/SafE family protein yields the protein MQFYLPIAEVSVNAFLLLGIGGVVGILSGMFGVGGGFLITPLLFFVGIPPAVAVATSANQIVASSISGVLAHLRRKTVDVRMGLVLLAGGLVGAALGVWVFNILRQLGQVDLLVTLCYVVFLGIIGALMFIESLNAMRRTKGGKLPPRRKHNWVHNLPLKMKFRTSGLYISVIPPLLVGLSVGVLAAIMGVGGGFIMVPAMIYLLGMPTKVVIGTSLLQIIFVTAFTTLLHATTNQTVDIVLAVLLLVGGVVGAQFGTRIGTMMKAEQLRIALAGLVLLVCGKLALDLLLQPTELFSLTPLGAG from the coding sequence ATGCAGTTCTACCTCCCCATCGCCGAGGTATCGGTGAACGCCTTCCTGCTCCTGGGCATCGGCGGCGTGGTGGGCATCCTCTCGGGGATGTTCGGGGTGGGCGGTGGCTTCCTGATCACCCCGCTGCTGTTTTTCGTGGGCATCCCGCCCGCCGTGGCCGTGGCCACCTCCGCCAATCAAATCGTCGCCTCCTCCATCTCCGGCGTGCTCGCGCACCTCAGGCGAAAGACGGTCGATGTCCGAATGGGCCTTGTCCTGCTGGCGGGCGGCCTCGTTGGCGCGGCGCTTGGCGTCTGGGTTTTCAACATCCTGCGCCAACTCGGCCAAGTCGATCTGCTGGTAACGCTCTGCTACGTCGTCTTTCTTGGCATCATCGGCGCGCTGATGTTCATCGAAAGCCTCAATGCGATGCGCCGCACCAAGGGCGGCAAACTGCCCCCACGGCGCAAGCACAACTGGGTGCACAACCTGCCCCTGAAAATGAAATTCCGCACCTCCGGCCTCTATATCTCCGTCATCCCGCCGCTGCTGGTCGGCCTCTCTGTCGGCGTGCTGGCGGCGATCATGGGCGTGGGCGGCGGTTTCATCATGGTTCCGGCAATGATCTACCTGCTGGGCATGCCCACCAAGGTCGTCATCGGCACCTCGCTGCTGCAAATCATCTTCGTCACCGCCTTCACCACGCTGCTGCACGCCACCACCAACCAGACGGTCGATATCGTGCTAGCCGTGCTGCTGCTGGTCGGCGGGGTGGTGGGCGCGCAATTCGGCACTCGGATCGGGACCATGATGAAGGCCGAGCAGCTACGCATCGCCCTGGCCGGGCTGGTGCTGCTGGTCTGCGGCAAACTCGCGCTCGATCTGCTGCTGCAACCCACCGAGCTGTTCTCGCTCACCCCGCTGGGGGCGGGCTGA
- a CDS encoding TIGR02186 family protein, which translates to MRWLLALLFLAAPAGAAEEVVADLSQSRVGINATFNGSEILVFGAVRRNYPVSPAGELGVVITVAGPSTPVVVRKKNRKAGVWVNTEAVEVDRAPSFYQIVTTDPLDSLISATADLRHSISIDRAIRSVGAPASIGNAADFTEALIRIRTDAGHYAVQEGGVTIQKDTLFRANVALPANLTEGNYTTRIFLTRQGAVVSSHTTTIHVSKVGLERWLHALAHEQPLLYGLLSLAIAIAAGWGASAVFRYIRG; encoded by the coding sequence ATGCGCTGGCTCCTCGCCCTCCTCTTCCTCGCGGCCCCCGCCGGCGCCGCCGAAGAGGTGGTGGCCGACCTCTCGCAAAGCCGGGTGGGCATCAACGCCACCTTCAACGGCTCCGAAATCCTTGTGTTCGGCGCGGTCCGCCGCAACTACCCGGTGTCTCCCGCCGGTGAGCTGGGTGTTGTCATCACCGTCGCCGGTCCGTCAACGCCAGTCGTTGTGCGCAAGAAAAACCGCAAGGCGGGCGTTTGGGTCAATACCGAGGCTGTGGAGGTTGACCGGGCGCCCAGCTTCTACCAGATCGTCACCACCGATCCGCTCGACAGCCTGATCTCCGCCACCGCCGACCTGCGCCACAGCATCTCCATTGATCGCGCGATCCGCTCTGTCGGCGCGCCCGCGAGCATCGGCAACGCCGCCGACTTCACCGAGGCGCTCATCCGCATCCGCACCGACGCCGGGCACTACGCCGTGCAGGAGGGCGGGGTGACGATCCAGAAAGACACGCTCTTTCGCGCCAACGTCGCCCTTCCGGCCAACCTGACCGAAGGCAATTACACCACCCGCATCTTCCTGACCCGCCAAGGTGCCGTGGTGTCGAGCCACACCACCACCATTCACGTCTCCAAGGTCGGGCTGGAACGCTGGCTGCACGCGCTGGCGCATGAGCAACCGCTGCTCTACGGCCTGCTCTCGCTCGCCATCGCCATCGCGGCAGGCTGGGGCGCCTCTGCGGTGTTCCGGTATATCCGGGGCTGA
- a CDS encoding peptidoglycan -binding protein — MALSRRSGQRFSASIWPGFVDAMTALLLVLMFVLSIFMIVQFMLRETITGQESELNQLSEELASLADTLGLERARVEALQGDIAQRDATISAAQEDAARQAALIASLRGQIASGQEALQDAQQKISGFEAQVAALIVERDAAQERGAGLAQDLAEAEAAREAVEAEKTSLEQALASARTEVDAQVEAARLAAARREALEALVADLQAEKVEAAAKVAGLEEQLSEEEKARLAETAAAQALRERLQGAETELTAMTLALEAQRKKAEETLTLLAAAEAAEETLNARLAAALASISQLESQVETGTSAAEEAARLSGELATAKAELAALGAARGEAEAARDALAARAEAAEADLAALRAEVAENAREIAELKAVKEALEADLGDASQVREKLAAALAEKLAAEGRAEAALSEVERKDALLAQANKELENSEVASAEGQRKLALLNEQVAALRAQLGALQGVIDAAAQKDQDAQVQIEALGAQLNAALAKVAQEERRRAELEAAERARLEAAQEDLEKYRSEFFGRLRDLVGNTEGVRIEGDRFVFSSEVLFAPAEARLSPEGRQEIQKVTLILRRLAAEIPPEIDWVIQVDGHTDNQPLSGFGEYADNWELSQARALSVVRFMSESLGVPPQRLSANGFGEYQPIDTADTAEARAKNRRIELKLTER, encoded by the coding sequence ATGGCCCTCTCCCGGCGCAGCGGCCAACGGTTCTCGGCCTCGATCTGGCCGGGTTTTGTGGATGCGATGACAGCACTTTTGCTGGTGCTGATGTTCGTTCTGTCGATCTTCATGATCGTGCAATTCATGCTCCGCGAAACCATCACCGGGCAGGAAAGCGAGCTGAACCAACTGAGCGAAGAGCTGGCCTCTCTGGCCGATACGCTCGGCCTTGAACGCGCCCGGGTGGAGGCCTTGCAGGGCGACATCGCGCAGCGGGATGCAACGATCTCGGCGGCGCAGGAGGATGCGGCGCGGCAGGCGGCCTTGATCGCGTCGTTGCGGGGCCAGATCGCCTCGGGGCAGGAGGCGCTCCAGGACGCACAGCAGAAGATTTCGGGCTTCGAGGCGCAGGTTGCGGCGCTGATCGTGGAGCGGGATGCCGCGCAGGAGCGGGGGGCCGGGCTGGCGCAGGATCTGGCGGAAGCAGAGGCCGCGCGGGAGGCTGTGGAGGCCGAGAAAACCTCTTTGGAACAGGCGCTTGCGTCGGCAAGAACGGAGGTTGACGCCCAAGTGGAGGCCGCGCGGCTTGCTGCGGCGCGGCGGGAGGCGCTTGAGGCGCTGGTGGCGGATCTGCAGGCAGAGAAGGTCGAGGCCGCTGCAAAGGTGGCTGGGCTGGAAGAGCAGCTGTCGGAAGAAGAGAAGGCCCGGCTGGCAGAAACTGCGGCGGCTCAGGCACTTAGGGAGCGTTTGCAGGGGGCCGAGACGGAGCTGACGGCGATGACTCTCGCGCTGGAGGCGCAGCGGAAAAAGGCCGAGGAAACGCTGACACTTCTGGCGGCAGCCGAGGCGGCGGAGGAGACGTTGAACGCGCGACTGGCAGCGGCTCTGGCGTCGATCTCGCAGTTGGAAAGCCAAGTGGAAACAGGCACTTCCGCCGCAGAAGAGGCCGCCCGGCTTTCGGGTGAGCTGGCCACAGCGAAAGCCGAGCTTGCGGCGCTGGGCGCGGCGCGGGGTGAGGCGGAGGCGGCGCGGGATGCGTTGGCGGCACGTGCGGAGGCGGCGGAGGCGGACCTTGCCGCGCTTCGGGCAGAAGTTGCTGAAAACGCGCGGGAAATCGCAGAGTTGAAAGCCGTCAAAGAGGCGCTGGAGGCGGACCTTGGGGATGCCTCGCAGGTGCGGGAAAAGCTGGCGGCGGCGCTGGCAGAGAAGCTGGCCGCAGAGGGCCGCGCAGAGGCGGCGCTGAGCGAAGTGGAGCGCAAGGATGCGCTGCTTGCTCAGGCCAATAAAGAGTTGGAAAACAGTGAGGTAGCCTCAGCCGAAGGGCAGCGAAAACTGGCGCTTTTGAACGAGCAAGTGGCCGCTCTGAGAGCGCAATTGGGGGCGCTTCAGGGGGTGATTGATGCGGCGGCGCAGAAGGACCAGGACGCGCAGGTGCAGATCGAGGCGCTGGGCGCGCAACTGAACGCCGCGCTGGCCAAGGTGGCGCAGGAAGAACGGCGGCGGGCGGAGCTGGAAGCGGCGGAGCGGGCGCGGCTGGAAGCGGCGCAGGAAGACCTTGAAAAGTATCGCTCGGAGTTCTTCGGACGGCTCCGCGACCTTGTGGGCAACACCGAGGGTGTGCGGATCGAGGGGGACAGGTTTGTCTTCTCCTCCGAGGTGCTTTTTGCCCCGGCAGAGGCGCGGCTTTCACCGGAAGGGCGGCAGGAAATTCAGAAGGTTACGCTGATCCTGCGCCGCCTCGCCGCCGAGATTCCGCCCGAGATCGACTGGGTGATTCAGGTCGATGGTCATACCGACAACCAGCCGCTCTCGGGCTTTGGCGAATACGCTGACAATTGGGAATTGAGCCAGGCGCGGGCGCTCTCGGTTGTCCGGTTCATGAGCGAGTCTCTCGGCGTTCCGCCGCAACGCTTGAGCGCGAATGGTTTTGGGGAATATCAGCCGATTGACACGGCAGACACGGCGGAGGCGCGGGCGAAGAACCGGCGGATCGAGTTGAAGCTGACAGAGCGTTGA